A portion of the Oculatellaceae cyanobacterium genome contains these proteins:
- a CDS encoding tocopherol cyclase family protein: MFNFLSSANIQTPHSGYHWDDSSRRFFEGWYYRVTLPDSGDTFAFMYSIEDPIGGKAHSGGAAQILGANDEYLCRSFPDVNKFWASRDRLALGHWGKTDLQTLPKELSPTDFERHVQEGYQATATWHQGFLHDPGTGSTARWQYEIKPIYGWGNQGAPQQSTAGWLSSLQIFEPGWQILMAHGLATGWIEWNGKRYEFSNAPAYSEKNWGGSFPQKWFWLNCNCFDGEPDLALTAGGGRRGVLWWMESVAMVGVHYQGKFYEFVPWNSKVKWDIQPWGKWYMQAENAFYEIELTGTTDLPGTLLRAPTNNGMIFCCRDTMNGELHLQLRERRLGKSQLILEAHSSLCGLEVGGGSWEESWRSS; the protein is encoded by the coding sequence ATGTTTAATTTTCTCTCTTCAGCTAACATACAAACACCTCATAGCGGTTACCACTGGGATGACAGTAGCCGCCGCTTTTTTGAAGGCTGGTATTACCGTGTGACGTTGCCAGATAGCGGTGATACTTTCGCGTTTATGTACTCAATTGAAGATCCCATTGGTGGGAAAGCCCACAGTGGCGGTGCAGCACAGATTCTAGGTGCTAATGATGAGTATTTATGTCGCAGTTTTCCTGATGTAAATAAGTTTTGGGCAAGTCGCGATCGCCTTGCTTTAGGTCATTGGGGTAAAACCGATTTACAAACCCTACCTAAAGAACTCTCCCCAACAGATTTTGAACGCCATGTTCAAGAAGGTTATCAAGCTACAGCTACCTGGCATCAGGGCTTTCTGCACGATCCTGGTACTGGTAGCACAGCGCGTTGGCAATATGAAATTAAACCTATCTATGGATGGGGAAACCAAGGCGCACCTCAACAATCGACTGCGGGTTGGCTATCATCCTTACAAATTTTTGAACCTGGATGGCAGATTTTGATGGCTCATGGCTTGGCAACAGGCTGGATTGAGTGGAATGGCAAACGCTATGAGTTTAGCAATGCCCCAGCTTACAGCGAAAAAAACTGGGGTGGTTCTTTTCCCCAAAAATGGTTTTGGCTGAATTGCAACTGCTTTGATGGTGAACCAGATTTAGCTTTAACTGCTGGGGGAGGTAGGCGAGGGGTGTTGTGGTGGATGGAATCTGTTGCAATGGTGGGAGTACACTATCAAGGCAAATTTTATGAGTTTGTGCCTTGGAACTCTAAGGTAAAGTGGGATATTCAGCCTTGGGGCAAATGGTATATGCAAGCGGAAAATGCTTTTTATGAAATAGAGTTGACTGGGACAACAGATTTACCAGGTACTCTTTTACGCGCACCTACAAATAACGGCATGATTTTTTGTTGTCGCGACACGATGAATGGTGAATTGCATCTGCAATTAAGAGAAAGGCGCTTAGGTAAATCTCAACTGATTTTAGAAGCACATAGTTCTCTGTGCGGTTTAGAAGTTGGTGGCGGATCTTGGGAAGAATCTTGGCGCTCAAGTTAA
- the gndA gene encoding NADP-dependent phosphogluconate dehydrogenase, producing the protein MTLQSFGVIGLAVMGENLALNVERNGFPVTVYNRTAEKTDAFMHTRAQGKNFKAAYTLEDFVASLERPRKILIMVKAGAPVDGVIDQLKPLLQDGDIIIDGGNSLYEDTARRTRDLENTGLTFIGMGVSGGEEGALNGPSLMPGGTKGAYDYLEPILTKISAQVDDGPCVTYIGPGGAGHYVKMVHNGIEYGDMQLIAEAYDLLKTALGLNHKQLQEVFAQWNTTDELNSFLIEITANIFKYIDPDTHQPLVDVIMDAAGQKGTGRWTVQGALELGVAIPTMTAAVNGRIMSAYKQERVAASQILTGPTGKYQGDAQTFINQIRDALYCSKICSYAQGMALLSSASKAFSYNLNLGEIARIWKGGCIIRAGFLNKIKSAFNDNPELPNLLLAPEFRQTILDRQDAWREVLAQSAKLGIPVPAFSASLDYFDSYRRDRLPQNLTQAQRDYFGAHTYERVDKPGAFHTEWTEVDKQTLQTSTPEPLQAQEPVDALRSNIT; encoded by the coding sequence ATGACACTACAAAGCTTTGGTGTGATTGGATTAGCAGTTATGGGTGAGAACCTAGCACTCAATGTCGAGCGCAATGGTTTCCCCGTCACTGTCTATAACCGTACCGCAGAAAAAACCGATGCCTTCATGCACACACGGGCGCAGGGTAAAAACTTTAAAGCCGCCTATACACTTGAGGACTTTGTTGCTTCTCTAGAGCGTCCCCGTAAAATTCTGATTATGGTGAAAGCTGGTGCGCCTGTAGATGGAGTAATTGACCAGCTTAAACCGTTGCTGCAAGATGGCGACATCATAATTGATGGTGGTAACTCCCTGTATGAAGATACAGCAAGGCGCACCCGCGATTTAGAAAATACTGGGCTGACCTTTATTGGTATGGGTGTCAGTGGTGGTGAAGAAGGGGCGCTGAATGGCCCTAGCCTGATGCCTGGAGGTACTAAAGGGGCATACGATTACTTAGAGCCAATTCTGACTAAAATTTCTGCTCAGGTAGATGATGGCCCATGTGTTACTTACATTGGCCCTGGTGGTGCTGGTCACTACGTCAAGATGGTACACAACGGCATCGAATATGGTGATATGCAGTTGATTGCAGAAGCCTACGATTTGCTTAAAACCGCATTGGGGCTAAATCATAAGCAGCTACAAGAAGTTTTTGCCCAATGGAACACTACCGACGAACTCAACTCGTTTTTAATTGAGATTACAGCAAACATCTTCAAGTACATTGATCCCGACACACATCAGCCACTGGTTGATGTAATTATGGATGCTGCTGGACAAAAGGGTACTGGACGTTGGACAGTTCAAGGCGCGTTAGAACTAGGTGTTGCTATTCCGACAATGACTGCGGCTGTGAATGGTCGGATTATGTCTGCTTATAAACAAGAGCGGGTAGCTGCTTCGCAGATATTAACAGGCCCTACTGGCAAGTATCAGGGAGACGCTCAAACTTTTATCAATCAAATCCGCGATGCTCTCTATTGCTCGAAGATCTGTTCTTATGCTCAAGGGATGGCTCTTTTAAGTTCAGCTTCTAAAGCTTTTTCTTATAATCTCAATTTGGGTGAAATTGCACGGATTTGGAAGGGCGGTTGTATTATTCGGGCTGGATTTTTAAATAAAATTAAGTCAGCTTTCAATGACAATCCAGAGTTACCTAATCTACTTTTAGCTCCTGAATTTAGGCAAACGATTTTAGATCGGCAGGATGCTTGGCGAGAAGTGTTGGCACAGTCAGCAAAATTAGGCATTCCAGTACCAGCTTTTAGTGCTTCTTTAGATTACTTTGATAGTTATCGGCGCGATCGCTTGCCTCAAAACCTCACCCAAGCCCAACGCGATTACTTTGGCGCTCATACCTACGAGCGTGTTGACAAACCAGGGGCTTTCCATACAGAGTGGACTGAGGTTGATAAACAAACTCTGCAAACTTCAACTCCTGAACCACTGCAAGCTCAAGAACCTGTGGATGCTTTACGCAGTAACATAACCTAA